The genomic stretch ACATCGGTAAAGCCGACCTGTGCCATTCCTCCGGTAGACCTGTAGGCATCGTTGAATCGTCTGGCGGTAATCGGCGTCTGTACGCCACCAATACCCGTTACGACGACACTTCGGCCCGAAACTTTGTAATCATTGTCGGAGTAATTATGAAAAAGAGAGGCTTTTACGGTAAAACCGGAATCATCAAAGCGGTAGGTTCCATTTACATTGGCCTGAAATGTGTTAAATGATCCATAGGAAACGGAAGCATTAAAATTGGTACTTGCTTCTTGATGCAATTGGATGTTGATAGCACCTCCCAGTGCGTCATCTGCCAAGTGACCCGGAACCACGCCCTTGTACACTTCGATTCGCTTGATCATGGAAGGAGGGATGCTGTTCAGGTTGAACGAAGACCCGTAGGTTGAGATGGGTATGCCATCAATAAAAATACGGACGGCGCTACCGGATAAACCGTTCAACGAATATTCCACGTTGGAGCCCAGCCCTCCATTTTGGCGTATTTTGACCCCGACAGTGGTGTTCAACAACTCGTTGGCCTGTATATTCCGTAGGCTGGCTTCCTTGGTTTCTACGGCATTTACGGCAAAACCTTCGGTTTCCAGTACCGTTTTTTTGGATTTGCCGTTGACGGTGACCTCGTCCAGATTCTCGGTATTTTCCTTTAGGGTAAAATCAAGCCTTGCCCTATTGTTGCCGGGACTGGTCTCCACGGTCTTGGATGTTTTTACATAACCGATAAAAGTAACGGTAACGGTATATTGGCCATAAGGAACATTCATTTGGAAATTTCCTTGTTCATCGGTCAAAGTTCCAGTTCTTGTTCCTTTGATCACCACTGTGGCGTATGACAATGGGCTGCCATCCACAGAAGTTATTCTACCAAAAATAGAGCTCTCTTTGGTGCTTTGAGCCTGTATTGGTGCAACAATCAAAAAGAAAATCACTACAAGGTATTTGGCCATTCCAATAGTAAAAAGGGTTACAATTTTTATTAAGATTTAATCTAAATAAACTAGATTTGCAAATCTAGAGCAGTAGTGGTTGGTTGAGTACCGCAAAAGGAATTTTTAAGTACGCAAAAGGAAGTAATGCGATCCGTTTTAAAAAGTAGTTTGTTCAGGAACAGTATTTATCAAAAAGAATACTCGAAGGACTTTTTGGCCGATGAGTTGATCGAAAATAAGATCAACATCGATGCGGATGGTGTTTCTGGTACCATTAGGGAAACCCAGTTGGATGGGATTTTTGTGGTGAACAAAGACATTAATGCCCCGAACGGATACAGTTTTGAGGTTTCCAACAATTTTTCCGTTTTTGTGCTACATTTTGAAATTGCGGGGAATTATTGCTACACGCCCAAGGGAGGGGAGCAACCTCTTTTAGAGATTGGGGGATTTGAGTACAACATGTTCTATCTTCCAAGAACAAACGGTATTCTCGAGTACAAGGGTAACCCAAGGCGTACCCTTGAAATTATTTTTACGCAGGGCCTGATCAAGAAGTTGATAGGGGAAGACTATGCCCAGGTTTTGGAAAAGATCGGTACTGCAGTTGAAAAGGGCGAACCGATCGTTTTTTGGAAACGGCCCTGCCCGATTTCTCCTGAACTGAGCAGAGTTTTGGAAGCGATTATCTCTTGCCCGTTTGATGGAAGGTTGAAAAAGACGTATTTGCAGTCCAGGATTACCACCTTGTTGCTCGATATTTTGATTCAGGCGAACGCAAAGCACAGCCCTGTTCCAAAGATAGATATGCCCAATGCGGACATGAATAGTTTACGCATTGTGGAGCATCATATAAAAGCAAACTTGAATACCTCCCTGTGCATTTCCCAGCTTACGGTCGTAGCAGGATTCAATGCATCAAAACTGAAAAGGGAATTTAAAAGGACATATGGCACCACCATATTCAAGTACATCACACAATTACGGATGGAAACTGCCAGTGATTTGATCGTGAACAGGGGTTTGACGATTGCTCAGGCGGCACACGAAGTCGGGTATTCCAACCCACAACATTTTACCAATGCGTTCAAGCGCACAATGGGATATTTGCCCAGCGCCCTTAAAAATTGATTTCTTTATAAAAGGGGCATGGCATTTGGTGAAGGTATTAATGTCAATTCTTCAATTGAGCGTTTTTAACGAGTTTCTTCAGCGGAACGCCATCGATCAGCACATCTTTTAATACGGCATCACCATTTTTTACCTGGATCAGGGCGTATGTGGTTTTTGTGGTATCCATTTGGGATTCTCGATAAGTGATCTCTGCATCTTTGGCCTTGGATTCCTCCATGTAAAATCGGTTAAAAGGGTAGTCGATAGTTAAATTGTTCTCGCCATTTCCGGACACAAACCATACTTTGGCTTTTACAAAGTCCTGATCGCTCGAAGGTATTTGTTTGGAAACGGAGTCTATTTCTGCAAATCCGGATGTATCCGTTTTTAGGAGCACGTACACTTCCTCTCCTCGGCGCCAGTCCGTTTCATCTTGCACCGTATAGTTGGTTTCTTCAAAACTCAAAGTGATGTATTTTCCCCGAAAAGGATCATTTGGGTCAATGGGAGCTGTCTTGAATTTATATTCGGCACCGTCTTTTAATATACTTTCTTGGTTCCATATCATTTTGGCAGGAACGTAGAGCTGCACCAATGCCACCACGGCAAAAATGAGTAGTTGATTTTTCTTATTCATCATTTCCCTGTCTTTTTCGAATCATTCTATAGTTGGCAAAAAAGAACCCGACACCTACCGATACAAATAATAGTCCGCGGATAACAAAGCTTAGGTCCGTATCAAAAAATCGACATACGATCAATGCAGCAATTATAAGTAGTCCATAGTTGAGAATGCCCAAATGGTCTTGTTTTGATCCAGCTCGAACGGTAAGTATCCCAACGGCAAAAACCATAAGATTTATCAAGAATACCGCTATTGGCGAAAAGGTTCCAATGAAGAATATGGGGATAAAAACCAAAAAGGCAACCGCAAAAGGAGGAAGGTTTTTAATCGATGACGATTTTAACCTTACATACAACAGCACTATAGCCAGTATAGACAATATGATGGTGATGATAAATTCTGGAGAAGCAATAATGTCGCTCAGGAACATTTCTTTTTTTATGAAATGCTCCCAAAACTCGTTAAAACTTAATATCAATAAGATAATTACGGTGCCCAAACTTCCCAACAGGGTATAGGCGTTTTTTTTGATTTCATCCAAGAGAAACTTACTTGTTCCAAAAAGATAGAACAGCCCGAACAAAGATGAGTATGCCAAGAACATGAGTTCGTCCATCTGCTTGGAAAAGACACCAAGAACGGCGGTAAGGGATAGCGCAATAAACCAATTATGAAAACGTACAAAGTTGCTTTTTGGACTGTTCTTGAGCAAAAGGTAATAATGCGGGACCATGGCGGCAATCAATAACCAATAGCTGTAGGGTTCGGTGGTAGGGTAATCCCAATAACCGGTTTCGCAAGCATAATAGGTGGTCCCCACAATGTATAGCAACGAAACCATAGAAGACTTCATGACATAAACAAGGGGCAATCCCAGGATCATCCAAGTAAGTAGATAGGAGCTTAAGTTTCCGGGAATATTGTAAATCTGACTGATCAAGGCGATGCTGGCGCCAACGGCAAAGAACAAAAAAACCGATGTGCCTTCTGTCCATGCCTTATTTTGGTTCTTTTTGAGCAGGGTAAACACACACAGAGCCTGACCGATCAACAATGGAAGAAAAGCAGCGGCCGTTTTTAAACCACGCGAAAGCTCGTCCCAGTTATGCGCAATTATTAAAATAACGCCCAAGCCTACCAAAATGGCCCCTAAAATGCCAAAAACAACAAAAAGCTTATTGGAGGAAGGGTCTTTTTTGTTTTTATAGTACAATTCGATTTTTGCCGCGGTATCCTTGGAGATTACCCCGGCACGTTCAAGTTCTGGCAGGTCGTTGAGAATACTCATAGTCCTGTGTTTGTAGGTTAAGTCCTGTGTTAAATCAGGTTAAGATACATAATTATTGCAAAGTTCGGAGATAAGGTGTAAGATTGGTAGAAAGACTTTATTCATCTTAGCAATTGCTTTTCCGTATTGTTTCCCTTTTTTTAATGCCAACTTCACCTTTACATCAAATTTGGTCGATAAAATCGCCCCAATTTTGAAATGCAAAGATTTTTTTTATACTTTTTCCATACAATCACAATAGTTGAATAACTTAGGATAAGTAACCCGCAACACCATGGACAACCTCAAACGCGTAATCGTAGACTATAAAAAACTCACCTCCGAGGTACTCAAGCTTTTGGTGGAAAAATATCCTGATGGCTATGGGGATGACGACGTTATCAACTTCAAGAATATAAAAGGAGAATATATAGAGGCCGTAGAAGTATCTACCGAGGACACCAAATATCTGGTAAAGATCAGCTCAAAACTGGAACGAACCATGGCCGATTTCGATGAGGATGATAACGAGGACGATAATTTTGATTCGGAGGATTACGAAAAAATCCCCGATGAAGAGGAAGGCTTTTCCGATTCCGATGATGATTCCGATTCTGATGACTCCGACTCCGATGAGGACGAATAATCGTTAACCTTTCAGATTATCCAGCATTTCTTTTGTGGTCTGTTCCAAGTTGAACTTGGGCTTCCAGCCCCACTCATTTCTTGCTTCCGTATCGTCAATGCTACTGGGCCAGGAATCGGCAATCTCTTGTCTAAAATCCGGAGCGTAGCTTATTTCAAAACCTGGAATATGGGCATTTATGCTTTTGGCCATCTGTTCAGGAGTAAAGTTCATGCCGGCCAAATTGTAGGAAGACCTCACTTTTATTTGCTCCGATGGGCTTTCCATTAAATTAATGGTCGCTCTGATGGCATCGTCCATATACATCATGGGAAGTTCGGTATCACTCTTCAAAAAGCACTCATACGCACCTTTTTTAAGGGCTTCATGATAAATTTCTACCGCATAATCGGTAGTGCCCCCGCCTGGCATCGTTTTCCAGCTTATCAGCCCGGGGTAGCGCACACTTCTAACATCCACACCATATTTTTTGTGATAGTATTCGCACCACCTTTCCCCCGATTGCTTACTAATGCCATACACCGTACTGGGTTCCATAATGGTGTTTTGCGGTGTGTTGTTTTTTGGCGTGTTTGGGCCAAAAACAGCTATGCTGGACGGCCAGAACACTTTGGATATTTTTTTGTCCTTCGCCAAGTTGAGCACATTGAACAAAGAGTTCATGTTCAGGTTCCAAGCACGCATGGGAAATTTCTCCGCAGTGGCACTGAGCATGGCCGCCATTAAATAAACTTCATCAATCTCGTAGTGCATTACCACATCCTCAATAGCGGCATAATTGGTCGCGTCCAAAAGTTCAAAAGGCCCCGATTGCATCAGGGCATCGCCGCCCTCGCGAATATCGCTTGCGATTACATTCTCAGCACCGTACTTGGTTCTGAGTTCAAAGGTGAGTTCCGTTCCAATTTGGCCACAGGCGCCAATGATCAATATGGGCTTATGCATTAAAAATGAAGTTAATTTAGTTCAGTCGCAAAGATACCCTTTATTAAAATTTGTACATTCGCTTATGCAAAAATTGTTAGGTATTCTTGTTTTGATAGTGCTTCTGGGCGCCTGTAAAAAGGCCAAGGAAGCCCCTGTTGAGGTGAACACCGAGGCGTTGGAGTTCAACTATCAAAAAATGCCCGAAAAATTTGATATCAATGCCGAAGCTGCTGCCATAGTAGCTGATTGGCCGCAGTTCAAAGACTTGAACAGTAGTATTGATGTACTTTACAAGGCGACCAATAACGAAGACTTGGCCCTGGCCATTGACGACTTAATAGAAAAGGAGAAAAAACTGGCCGAAGCAAAATACCCGGAACTATTTGATACCTATCAGATAAAGAGCAGACAAATGGTAATGCGGACTTTCCTGTACAAAGTGAAGGCCAGTATTATGGAAAATCAACCCACAACGGCTCCTGCCATTAAAGTTTTGGAAGCTTATAACTCCATGCGAAAGCAGTTGAATGTAATCATGAACAGCCAGTTGGACAAAAAATTGATTCTAGATGAAACGTAACATTATATTACTCGGATTTTTGATGGCGTCCCTTGCCATATTTGCACAGGATGCGGAAAAAGATAAAATCAATATGGTTTTGGATGGTTGGCACCTTGCTGCCGCAAATGCCGATTTCGAGGCATATTTTGATAAAATGACGAAAGACGGTGTCTTCTTGGGAACCGATGCCATGGAAAACTGGCAGAACGATGAGTTCAGGGAATTTTCCAAACCTTATTTTGATAAAGGGAAAGCGTGGAGCTTTACCGCCGTGGAACGCAACATTTATTTGGACGAGTCCGAAACCTTTGCTTGGTTCGACGAATTGCTAGACACCCAAATGAAGATTTGCAGGGGTTCCGGAGTGCTTAAAAAAATAAATGGGCAATGGAAAATTGCCCATTATGTATTGTCAATTGCCGTACCCAACGAGAATGTGGACGAACTGGTGCAAATTAAGCGGGAGAAAGACGATGAATTGCTTCAAGAACTAAAAAAGAAGCAATAGTTAGTTCTCGTTGCTCGTGCCCGATGCGGCTTCATTTTTTCTGGATTCCAAAGCTTGTTTGCTCAAGCTTGCCAAATTAAAGTTAGGGGCTATTTTTAATGCTTCATCAATGGAAGCAATGGCGGCATCAATATTTTCCTTGTCTTGGTTAAAGTCGGCCAAACCCTTCAAATGGTAAAAAGCAGCTTTTAACGGAACTTCGTACGGCTGCTGTCGCTCATAAAAAGCATATTTCATCTCGTCCGTGGCATTGGCAATACCATATTCGATATTTGTAACGGCACCGGCCATATCACCCGTCTGAATTTTAAGATCGGCCATTTCATACGCCAAGTAGGGGGAAGGATTTCTGGAATTCAACTCCTCGAAATGTTCCAATGCCCTTTTGGGCTGGTTCAAAGACTTTAAGGAAAAGGCCTTTACCTGTACTGCCAGGTCCGAATCATCGGCATTCTTTTCAATGCCTATGGTGTTCAATGCCTGCATGTGTTTGCCATTGTTCATGTAAACAAAGGCCAAGGTGTCCCTTCTCTCTTTGGAAGGGGAAATAACATTTAAGTGTGTCAGTGCGCTTATTACACCATTAATATCACCTTGAAGGCGCATTTCTTTGTAATAGGCATTGTAATGTTTTAGGAGTGCGTCGTTTGTTTGGGAAATACCTGTAAAGCCCACTAATAGGAGCAGCAAGAGTACAGTCTTTTTCATTGATCTTCAATTTAGTGCGCCAAATCTAACAAAATAATCCCAACCCAGCTGTTAAGAATACGATAAGGAATCAGTAAACCACAGGGGTCATAAAGGTGTGTCCCTTATCCGTAAAATTTTTGCTCAATACTATTTTACCTTTTTTATCTGATAGCTCTGTTCGATAATTGGGAGCCGGCAGTCCCCTTTTTTGGGCTTCTTCAAAATAGTATACCTGTTTTTTTGGGTGATGTGGATATACCCCATTAAAAATATCGCCCCAGTACTTTTGCCGTAGAATGGTAAGAATCATGTGGATACAATCGTGAAGATGTATCAAGTTGATGGGGTGATTGCCATTGGTGAGCTGCTCTCTACCGGAAAGCATCGTCACGGGATGTCGGTCGGGGCCAATCAATCCGCCAAACCTAATGATGGTGGTCTTGAAATTTTTATAGTTCTGAAACATGGCCTCGCATTCCACCAACTGCCTACCAGATTCGGTTACGGGCTGTGTAGGTGACTCTTCGGAGACTTCGCCTTCCGCATCTCCATAAACGGCCGTACTGCTCACAAATATGATATGCGACACTTCGCTCTTTTTTATCTCCGTGATGAGATGTTTGATCTTGTCGACAAAGCTTTCCGTGTTTTTGCCACGAAGTTTTGGCGGAACATTTACGATTAAGGTGTCAATGTGGGAAAGAAAATCTTGGATGTCCCCTTCGATGCCATTTTCGGATAGTTGAACTTTGAACGAATTGACTCCCTCGTTTTCCAAAACCTCCAATTTGTTGGAAGATGTAGTAGTGCCATAAACGGTATGCCCATCTTCGATCAACTTTTTGGCAAGGGGCAACCCCAACCATCCACAACCTAAAACGCCAATGTTTTTACTCAAATCGTAATGTTTTTATCGTCAATATAGCATCATTTAGGACAAATGGTGTAGGAATGCTGTTTTTTGGGCGTTCCGGAATGCTAAAATCAGGATGAGTCAGTAGATTGTTGGAGGCTTCGTACAGGGTCAGTTCCAAAACGGAATCCTTTGGGAACTCCAATTGCAGCTCTGTGAAATTGTTATCGGAGATGTAATGTGTAACCAACCTGTTCTTTCGGTTTTCCAAAAAATAGGGGGATAATTCAATGCGATTTACTTTGGCTTTGCCCAATTTTATCGGGTTTGTGAATATCTCCAAACGGTTTACATCTCTCTTTGGCATAATGCAGATTTCAATTACCCTATTACTACCAATAATTGTGTCGAGTACCGTATCAATGTACGGTGCCGGAATTTCTTTCTTCGGCGCATCGGCAACATAATTCAAGTTCGTACGGTACTTACTGGAAATTGTCTCTGCTTCGGGCTTTCGTTTGTCACCCCCTAAAAATTGGCCGTTCCAATCAATCAGAACATTGTCGTAAGTGGCCCATTGGGCAGTATCGGTATCTGCATTATAAATGTAGAGGAGGCTACTGGGTTTTGGTCTTTCTTCGTTAAAACTGGATTGGATGTGGCTGGTGATTCCGAAGGCAAAAAAGAGGAACAAAAATAGATACGCCAATCGCCCTTTACTTTTCAACTGACCAAAAAACGGGAGTACCAAGAAGAACAATAGTGTTGTGAACAGCGTTGCGGCGACCATCATTTTTAGACCAAGGCCAACGGGGAACATTTTAATGAACGGTGAGTAGATCAGCACGGCGGGCAAGGCCAAGAACACCATTAGGAAGGCATTTGGCTTTTCTTGGTTGATGGTCACCAAAAGCCCTGCCAATAAACCGTAGAGCGGTACAATAAAAAAGCTCGCTCCCTTTAAATATTGCGCAACCAATCCGCAAATGATCAACCAAATGAATATTGGGGCCACCAATAAATTGGGCGTACTGGTTCTTCGGAATTTATGATAGGTGTAAAAACAAACAAAGAGGGAGAACATAACATACACGGCAATGTAGATGTGGCCATTGTAAGTGAATCCATGAAGCATATCCTTAAAGCCGGGATACCACCAAGTGACGATGGACCAACAAAAATAACCTGCAAGCCCGTTGACGATTAACGTGATCAGTGCGGGCACAAATCCCTTGAGAACATCCTTGATATTAAGCATTTTCTTTTTGAATCCAAAAAACAGCAACAGTACAAATGCAAGCACTGCAAAGGCGAACATGGGCCAGATCCATTCAAAGGGGTAGGAGACCATCCGATAGAGTGGAAGGTTATAGTACACTTCATCGCTCAAACTTTTAAGGTTGTTAAGGTCGGCATCGCTAAAATAGCTAAGCAACGGCATTAAATAGCTGCTTTGATGTGCCAGGGTGTTCCTGTCCAACCGTTCATAGGTGTCCAATGCAGTGTGGTAATCAAAGTGGTCATCGATAAAGGCAAAATTGAAGCCATCAATATCAGCATCCTCCCT from Flagellimonas oceani encodes the following:
- a CDS encoding nuclear transport factor 2 family protein, with product MKRNIILLGFLMASLAIFAQDAEKDKINMVLDGWHLAAANADFEAYFDKMTKDGVFLGTDAMENWQNDEFREFSKPYFDKGKAWSFTAVERNIYLDESETFAWFDELLDTQMKICRGSGVLKKINGQWKIAHYVLSIAVPNENVDELVQIKREKDDELLQELKKKQ
- a CDS encoding M28 family peptidase, producing the protein MKFSRTLALILLFAAVYWSFKSLMPTYDADEKIPKESFSTDRALEHVEQLSKEPHAVGFPGHERTKDYIISELNKMGLKTIVQEGYTAGDWGNLSKATNILARIEGSGDGKALLLLSHYDSSPHSSYGASDAGSGVATILEGVRAFLSENKTPQNDIIVLISDAEELGLNGADLFVNNHPWAKDVGLVLNFEARGSGGPSYMLIETNRGNAKLIKEFKEANPAFPVANSLAYSIYKMLPNDTDLTVFREDADIDGFNFAFIDDHFDYHTALDTYERLDRNTLAHQSSYLMPLLSYFSDADLNNLKSLSDEVYYNLPLYRMVSYPFEWIWPMFAFAVLAFVLLLFFGFKKKMLNIKDVLKGFVPALITLIVNGLAGYFCWSIVTWWYPGFKDMLHGFTYNGHIYIAVYVMFSLFVCFYTYHKFRRTSTPNLLVAPIFIWLIICGLVAQYLKGASFFIVPLYGLLAGLLVTINQEKPNAFLMVFLALPAVLIYSPFIKMFPVGLGLKMMVAATLFTTLLFFLVLPFFGQLKSKGRLAYLFLFLFFAFGITSHIQSSFNEERPKPSSLLYIYNADTDTAQWATYDNVLIDWNGQFLGGDKRKPEAETISSKYRTNLNYVADAPKKEIPAPYIDTVLDTIIGSNRVIEICIMPKRDVNRLEIFTNPIKLGKAKVNRIELSPYFLENRKNRLVTHYISDNNFTELQLEFPKDSVLELTLYEASNNLLTHPDFSIPERPKNSIPTPFVLNDAILTIKTLRFE
- a CDS encoding SDR family oxidoreductase → MSKNIGVLGCGWLGLPLAKKLIEDGHTVYGTTTSSNKLEVLENEGVNSFKVQLSENGIEGDIQDFLSHIDTLIVNVPPKLRGKNTESFVDKIKHLITEIKKSEVSHIIFVSSTAVYGDAEGEVSEESPTQPVTESGRQLVECEAMFQNYKNFKTTIIRFGGLIGPDRHPVTMLSGREQLTNGNHPINLIHLHDCIHMILTILRQKYWGDIFNGVYPHHPKKQVYYFEEAQKRGLPAPNYRTELSDKKGKIVLSKNFTDKGHTFMTPVVY
- a CDS encoding NAD-dependent epimerase/dehydratase family protein — its product is MHKPILIIGACGQIGTELTFELRTKYGAENVIASDIREGGDALMQSGPFELLDATNYAAIEDVVMHYEIDEVYLMAAMLSATAEKFPMRAWNLNMNSLFNVLNLAKDKKISKVFWPSSIAVFGPNTPKNNTPQNTIMEPSTVYGISKQSGERWCEYYHKKYGVDVRSVRYPGLISWKTMPGGGTTDYAVEIYHEALKKGAYECFLKSDTELPMMYMDDAIRATINLMESPSEQIKVRSSYNLAGMNFTPEQMAKSINAHIPGFEISYAPDFRQEIADSWPSSIDDTEARNEWGWKPKFNLEQTTKEMLDNLKG
- a CDS encoding DUF2157 domain-containing protein, with protein sequence MSILNDLPELERAGVISKDTAAKIELYYKNKKDPSSNKLFVVFGILGAILVGLGVILIIAHNWDELSRGLKTAAAFLPLLIGQALCVFTLLKKNQNKAWTEGTSVFLFFAVGASIALISQIYNIPGNLSSYLLTWMILGLPLVYVMKSSMVSLLYIVGTTYYACETGYWDYPTTEPYSYWLLIAAMVPHYYLLLKNSPKSNFVRFHNWFIALSLTAVLGVFSKQMDELMFLAYSSLFGLFYLFGTSKFLLDEIKKNAYTLLGSLGTVIILLILSFNEFWEHFIKKEMFLSDIIASPEFIITIILSILAIVLLYVRLKSSSIKNLPPFAVAFLVFIPIFFIGTFSPIAVFLINLMVFAVGILTVRAGSKQDHLGILNYGLLIIAALIVCRFFDTDLSFVIRGLLFVSVGVGFFFANYRMIRKRQGNDE
- a CDS encoding GDYXXLXY domain-containing protein, translating into MMNKKNQLLIFAVVALVQLYVPAKMIWNQESILKDGAEYKFKTAPIDPNDPFRGKYITLSFEETNYTVQDETDWRRGEEVYVLLKTDTSGFAEIDSVSKQIPSSDQDFVKAKVWFVSGNGENNLTIDYPFNRFYMEESKAKDAEITYRESQMDTTKTTYALIQVKNGDAVLKDVLIDGVPLKKLVKNAQLKN
- a CDS encoding helix-turn-helix domain-containing protein, encoding MRSVLKSSLFRNSIYQKEYSKDFLADELIENKINIDADGVSGTIRETQLDGIFVVNKDINAPNGYSFEVSNNFSVFVLHFEIAGNYCYTPKGGEQPLLEIGGFEYNMFYLPRTNGILEYKGNPRRTLEIIFTQGLIKKLIGEDYAQVLEKIGTAVEKGEPIVFWKRPCPISPELSRVLEAIISCPFDGRLKKTYLQSRITTLLLDILIQANAKHSPVPKIDMPNADMNSLRIVEHHIKANLNTSLCISQLTVVAGFNASKLKREFKRTYGTTIFKYITQLRMETASDLIVNRGLTIAQAAHEVGYSNPQHFTNAFKRTMGYLPSALKN